The following DNA comes from Waddliaceae bacterium.
CTTGTATCTCCGGCATTCTTTAGTGCTTCTTCTGCCTCAGAAAGCTCTTCGTAGAGTTTTACAATGAAGGCAGTTTTTTCTTCTTTCTCACGGCGTATCTCTTCTTCTTTATAGGAGAGTTCTTTCTGGATGGCGGAGATCTTATTTTCTAATACCTTCTTTTTGTCTTGCGTTACTTCGTTAAACTGTTCTTTCAAGGCTTCAAGGGTCATTTCCAAGAATTCATTTTCTTTTTCTGTCTTTTGCTCTTTTTTCCTCGTATCCATCTTAAATTCTTCGAGGAGAAGTCTTATTTCTTCAGCGCTATTATTTTCTTCTTTTTCGGCGATATCTTTTCTTATATCGTCGAACTGCTGTGTCAGCTCTCCGAAATATTCTTTAAGGGCTTCTTCTTTGCTGTCGGGGACATATTCTTCTTTATTTTCTAGGCTCTCGGCGATATCTTTCTGTATCTCTTCGATATTGTTTTGTATCGCTTCTATCCGTCGTTCGCTTGCTGTAATGTCACGTGTTTTATAGCGTTCGTCGAATTTATTTTTTATATCTACGACGATATCCTCGAATTTTTCAATGTATTCTTTAATGTCGTCTTCGCGTTTGTCGTTATCTTCATTCCATGACTTAAGGTTTTCTATGAACTTTTTGCTATCGGGGCTTTTCGATGCTATCTTCGTAGCGAGCTCTCGTATACCTTCGAGGATATCATCTTCGAGGACCTCAAGCATTTTTCTCTGTTCCGCGATGAAATCTTCTTGTCCTTGGCTATTTCCTTCAAAGAGGTCAAAAAGTCTAGCGAACAGAAGTTCATTACTCACCTGCCCAGCGCTTTTTTTACTAAGTTCTTTTAAGACATCGTGTATATATTCTACTTGTACAACGAGGTCTTGGTCGTCATCTTTTCCGAAAGACTTTTTCAATGTAAGAATATTTTCTGCGACTTTATCGTAGTATTTCCCTCGATCTTTAATGTATCTTTCCAGTTCTGTCACGGCTTTTGCAAGCGCGTCTTTTTCTTCCTGTGAACGCTTTTCTTTTTCTATGATATTTAGTTCTTGCAGCAACTTTGCCGATATTTCCCTTTCATATTCTAACAATTCGACATATCTCTCAACATCGTCTTGCTGATCTTTTTCGTATTCTCCTTTTTCTATGCCGCTTTTCATTGCTTCTGCCAAAGCCTTTTTAAAGGCATCTTCTTCGGCGAGTTCTTTTGCGATATTCTCGGCGAGGTTTCTATCTATCTCTCCTTCGAGTTCTTCTTTAAAGATTTCGACGATATCCTTTACAAGGTTTTTCTGCTCTTTGCTGAGCTTCCCTTGTTTCGTTTTCTTTGAAGCCTCAAACTCTTCTATAAGGATTTCCGCTGTCTTCATAGCATCGGAAGAGCTTTTCTTTGAAAGCCTTTCTTCTTGTTTTTCTAGCTCTTTGACAAGGCTTTCGCGCGTTATTTCTCTTTCTTTGCTAAGGGCATTAGAAAATTCTATCGACTGATTACCGATTTCTTCTAGGATCTTTTCTTTTGCTTCAGCGCTCCACCGTTCTTGTCCTTCTTTAATATCATCAATGAGACGTGTTATTGCGTCTTCGATGGCGTATATTGTCTTTTCATCGACATCGTCGTATGATTTCAATGCTATAGCTTTGATGCTATCGTTTATATCTTCGAGGCGTTGTCGTTCTTTAGCATCGACACCTTTTTGTAGAGAATCGAAGAACGCTGCGATATCTTCTTTTTCTGTATTTTTCTCTGCCTCTATAGCGTTCTTATATTCGAGTTCTTTCCGTAGTTCTTCTTTAAATATCTTCTCTTCGCTCTCTTTCTTGCTAAGCTCTTTAAGGATTCTATTTTCACGTTCATTAGCTTCGTTTTCGATCTCAGCGATAGCGTCTTTGACGGCAACGATCTCTTTTTTTAAGGCATCTTCTTTAAAGCTGCTGTCTTCTTTAATAGCTTGTATTAGTTTTCCTGAAAGGTTTTGCAGTAAAGCTTCGGTCTCTTCTTTTTTCTTTTTCTCTTCGAGTTCCTGGCTTTTTTTGTCGACATTCAGAGCTTTTTTTACGCTTTCAATGAGTTCTTCGCGTTCTTTCGCTGCCTGTTGTGACAATTTCTTCACGCTCTCACCGAGGACATCAACACGTCCAATGAGGGCTTGTGTTTTTTCTTTATCGGAAGTATCTTCTTCTAGTGCTATGACGACATCTTTTATGACGGCTCTTTTCTCTATCGTCACCGTTGTTATTTTCTCGGCCTCTTGTTCATAGCGTTTATATCGTTCTCTTCCTTGTAATATGCTTGTCTCCAGAGAGCGTATCAACGTTATAAGTTCTTTACTGTCGGCGAAAGCACGTCTTTCTTCATCACGAAGTTCTTCGCGGACCTCTTCGAACCTTTTTAGGTTGTCATATATCACGTCTCCGTCATTATTTTCGATAAGGGCTTCCATTTCGGCGATCTCTTTATCCATCCGCACCGATATTATGCTGTCGAGGTCTGCTATAGACTTCCTGATATTTTGCATAGCCCTAACGATTTCATTAGTAGTATCTTCATCGTCTTCTAATGTATAATTTTTGACATCTTCGATAGCTTTCTCGAGGTCGTCATATATTTTTTCTTTCTCGGCGCGCTCGCGCATCTCATTTTCGCGCAGCTCTTTTTCTTCTTTTTCTCTACGAGCATATCGTATGCGATCTTCGAGGTTTTCTATTATCGTCTGTTTACGTTCTTTTATTTTTATATCTTTTTCATAAGGCCATGCTACCGTTGTTGTCGCATCTTCAGAGCTAACAACTTGTTGCTGTCCTGCTAGTGGTTCTCCGCGGTCGAGGGTTTTTAATACGGCGATGGTTCGTTGTATTAGGTATGGCGACGATACTATGAATATCGTTCCTGAAGCGATCTGTGGCACGAGTTCTAGCGTCCCGCCTTCTGACAGTGGATCGAGAATTTTCTTTGCGAGGTCTATTAATATTGATATCGTAAGGTTCTGAACTTTATATGAAGACAGTTCAAGGCTACGGTTTGGGACATCGAGGATATCGAGAAGTTCTCCTATCTTCTCGACATTGGTATTGATGTCTGTGATGATGATATGTCCTGTTTCCGGCGATGTATTTATTATAGCATCTTGTGAGAGGTATGGTTTAAGAAGGTCGGAGAGACGTACTGTATCGAGGTGTCTAACGCGGAACGAATCGGTAACTATAGCAATATTATTTTCATTGTTAATCAACAATGCCGGAGGGTTTGCGACGTTTCTGTTTTTGTGGATGACGATGGTATTATCTTGCTGCAATAGTGAGAACTCGTGGATGCGGAGTATCTGTAGGAGTGCTGCCATGACATTTTCTATGCTGGTAGGCCCTTCGGAAACGATAGTGACGTTGAAATCCAGGTCTTCTTCTTCGAAGATGAAGTTCACCTCTGATATTTTGCTTATGAAGCGTATAACTTCTATGATGCTAAGATCGTTAAAATTTATTATATATCCGTCTTTATCGTCGTCATATACTTCTGTCGATATCGTCGTCCCCTCTCCGGAGATTCTGTAGGTCTCGACAATATCAGTAGCGGGGATATCTTTGCTGTTCTTTGCTGCGATGGTGCTATCTTCGTTTGCGAAGAGGGCGATATAGTCTTCGATAGTCATAGCATCAGCATTTTCTCTAGTGTCGCCATACAATGACGTACCGCCAAACAACACTGCCGTCGCTATTATCACCGCTCGCGAGGAATATAAAAACGAGGCCATCATTTTTCCACTTTTATTCATTATACTATCCACATTACATCCTTCGTCATAATTTTATACATGGCTCATTTCCGTTATGGTTCTAGTAGTTCTAGTGTCATACTTGTCATCTTTTGAACCATGCCTTTTTTTAAGCTTTACGTTGTACACTAACCACGGTAAGAGGTCTTTCTTTTGGTGCATCTTTCTGTTTCTTCGAGACGCCATCACATATATCATCAGCTTGTTTCTGTGTAGGCTTATATAAATTTTCGGCGATTAAAGCTGCGAAGGCTTTTTCGCTATTTTCTTCGTCTTCTCCTGTGCTGCTGAACGTCGTAAATAATATTGTATCACCGACATTCCATGGGTGGCTGACTTCGAGGAATTCTTCATCGGCATCAATCCCCAAGGCGATATTATCGGCGGCGACTTTTTTCGGAGTAGAGCCCCCTGACACTATGTGCCACAGGTTCCCATGTCCACAAGAGATGTAGTAGAACTTATTGTCGTTGGGATCAACGATGAGGTAGCTGATAGTGAATATCTGTTCTATAGTATCATTGACAAGAAGTTCGTTGAGGATGGTGACGAGTTCTATAGGCTTTGTTGTAAGCCGTGACAGCGTCCTTACCATGCCTCGTAATATTGCGGTATATATTATCCCTTCGACACCTTCGGCGCCGCATTCTCCCATTATTATTCCGTATTTGTCGTCTGAAAGTTCGAAGAAGTCGTAGTATATCCCAGTAACTTTGGTTTTATTATTGCTAACGCCGATATCAACGGCGTGCCATGAAGGCGCTATTTTTGGAAGCATCTCATCACCGACGGCGGCGATTTTTTCTTTCATAGTTTCAAGTTCTGCATCGCCACTATTTTCTTTTGAAGTCTTTGTTTTCTTTCCGCGTTTTTTTTCGAATTTCTCTTTTTTTATATACTTCGAAAGCTCCATGATGAAGTCTACGATATCCTGATATCGTTTTTCTGTGTCGGGCTGCAAGGAGTTCGCTAGTATTTTCCTCAGAGCTTTAGGCACTAGTGATAGGTGTATCACTCCGTGGCTAAGCCTTCCGAGGACAAGCTCATAGGTGATAATCCCCAGAGAATATATGTCCGAGGAAAAAGTTACATCTTCAGGCCTATCGCGCTGTTCGGGGCTCATATATATTGGTGTCCCCATAACACGGCGGCGCACTTCTTCGTCGGCATCGCTAGCAAGAAGTTGTGCTATCCCGAAATCTATAAGTTTCACTTTCCCTGTCTCTGTCAAGAGGATATTCTCGGGTTTCAGGTCGCGATGTACAATACCGTGGGTGTGAAGGTGGCACAGCGCTCCTGCGACATCAAGTACTATCTCTAGCGCTCGTCGTGGCGACATAGAATGTTGTATTATAAACTGTCGTAGTGACACCCCTTGAACGAACTC
Coding sequences within:
- a CDS encoding protein kinase yields the protein MPEVESDFYKQDTLVDISRDKKEDVVIPETIGPYRIDSRLNVSGMSSLYLAMNLETKIPLVIKVLAHDLVSKPEMVERFVKEAEIIALADHPNIVKMYGHGEWEGGRYIAMEFVQGVSLRQFIIQHSMSPRRALEIVLDVAGALCHLHTHGIVHRDLKPENILLTETGKVKLIDFGIAQLLASDADEEVRRRVMGTPIYMSPEQRDRPEDVTFSSDIYSLGIITYELVLGRLSHGVIHLSLVPKALRKILANSLQPDTEKRYQDIVDFIMELSKYIKKEKFEKKRGKKTKTSKENSGDAELETMKEKIAAVGDEMLPKIAPSWHAVDIGVSNNKTKVTGIYYDFFELSDDKYGIIMGECGAEGVEGIIYTAILRGMVRTLSRLTTKPIELVTILNELLVNDTIEQIFTISYLIVDPNDNKFYYISCGHGNLWHIVSGGSTPKKVAADNIALGIDADEEFLEVSHPWNVGDTILFTTFSSTGEDEENSEKAFAALIAENLYKPTQKQADDICDGVSKKQKDAPKERPLTVVSVQRKA